The Brassica rapa cultivar Chiifu-401-42 chromosome A10, CAAS_Brap_v3.01, whole genome shotgun sequence genome segment GAAATCTaagtgaaacaaaaacaaaaaccaaaaccaaaaccaaagtaCCAAAGACCAAAAGAGATTGTCTAATGCCACAGGTAACCTATCTGAAACCCTATCCTCTCCTTACCTGTGGCTTGTATAAAACGAAAAAATTGcaactgaaaaataaaaacaaagagaagaaaatCTTCAGTTCTGCTCAGCAGCCACCATCACAGCATCGCCGGCTTTCTCCTTAGGAGCCACCACCACCATCTCAGTTgaattagggtttaggttaaGACCTAAAGGATTCTCAGATGGCTCCTCCAGTTCATGATCAGAAGGGTGGCTAAGGCTTTCCCCTGAACCACTTGAATCACCATCTtcatcctcctcttcttccACTTCTTCCATTGGAAGATCACCTTCAGCTTCAGCCATCTCTACGTTCTGCTCCGGAACCCTCTCCTGCAACGGAACAGCGTTACTTATCATCTGTCCCGTCCTAAGCTTCTCTCTGTACTCCTCCATTTCAGTTCGATACCTCTCTTTGTCCTCCATCGCCTTCCCTTGGTAAACAGACTTCTCTTGCTCATTGAGCTTGTTCCAGAGCTCACCGATCATCCTGCTGATCTCCCTATCCTTACCAGGGTTAAGCGGCTTCAGCCTAGCGTGCTGCTCCGCGAAAAAGAAGTTGTAACCGCTCCTGTTGGGTTTAGGATGAGCAGGGTCACGCCTTTTGATTTCTGACTTCTTTCTTCTCCTGCGGCGTTTCGTCACTCCTCCAGTAATCCCCTGAGGGTTGGCAGTGTTGAGGGAAACACCATGACTCTGTTGTGGAGCCAGCTCATAGATAACTCCTTTAAGCATTTCTGATCCCATCTTTACAGTTACAAGATAACCGTCTTCGAATTTCCCATCGATCTGTCCACTCACAATTGGACCATTTGAAGAACCTGAAACAATAACCACAGTTTTGTTATTTCTAGAGAGTTAAACTTTGTATCTCTTTTTTAGGTTCGACTTGTACACTTCAATAAACGAAATCTTTGGTCATAATCTCTCTTATTATTGTCTGATTAGTCTCTAATTAAGGTTTTAGGCTTCAACTACAAGTTTAGAGCATTCATAGaataaacaaaaagagaaaaagagttGAGACCTCCAGGGAGATCACTAGAGTCAATCCTTGGTTGTGGCGTATAGGTTAAAGCTAGAAGCTCTTGTGGAGGTCTTATCACAAGTCCTGGTCCAGCAGAAGGGTTCTGAAGAGAGTCTACATAAAGAAAATAATGTTAAcacaaattaaacataaaaagtaaaataaagtatatttgattttttggtaGTAACCTGGAGGAGGAGTCTGGGCATTAGATCTAAAGAAGTACAGTTGCTCATAGTTTTTAAGCAGTGAGAAGTAGTATTTGCGCAGGACAAAAGATGCGTTGGTTGCTGTTGGAGGAAAGACAAATGTGGCAGTTACTTCTTTCCATCTCCTTTCATTAACTATCTGCAATTCAAAACAAGGTAAAATGATGTCAATCAAtgagaaataaattaaaataggtCAATTGATATAGCCTAGGGTTTaagtataattttgaaataacatACCTTACTGATTCCACCACGAGATGTTACCTCAATGAAAAGCTTGTGCAAGTCCAAATCTTTCCCTCCTATGATCGGAACCCTACATTAGTAAGAGACAGAGAATCTCATGTCAttagtaaacatgaaaattttaCAGTTCAATCTCAAATTATAAGGCATGAGTTTATCATCCGAGTCACGAGGGAAGCAATAAAAAAACTCACATGAATTTAGTTCCCAAGCGAGAATGAAGCCTTTCCAACGTAGCCATGAAGAGCTTGGAGTCTGCGACCACAGCTTCATACGTTGCTTCAGGGGTAATGTGAATATTGTTCATTGGAACTGATCCTTGCTTAAGACAAGAGCTTGATGCCATTCCTTACACAccaaaaaaatcgaaaagaaaAGGTAAGCCACTTTTAAAATCATTAACCCTCCCTACCAACCACTAAACCCTCTTACAGCATTTACTTAATGAAACAAATGTCAGATACTTTAAGGCTCTGCACAGCAAAGTGTATTTAACCGTCATCCATAAGACAGAAACTCAAAGATACACATCAGTTCAATTTGAAGATATTATCCACACAGATGCAAATGAGGGAACAACAAGTAAAGAAGCAGATGCAAAGTCCAAGAAAAAAAAGGCTTTAAAGGAAAAGCAGCAAAGCCCCCCTCCATGAATTCTCATCCTCTCTATGTTTCCTATATGCAAAACAAAAACTGAATAGACAGGTTGACATTAAATATAAAGCGACTTGTGCTAGAAAAAAGCGACTACAGTTAAGGATTCAATAACAACGACACATCTAGCCTAGCCACCCAATCTCTTTTTTTGTCTGTCAAAAAGTGAAAAAGAagattcttttcttttcttgtttttttttttttgcctgaGATTTTCAAAGAACACAAACCAAGAAATCCCTGAACAAGCATATCAACAAATACTTAACATGcatctataaaaaaaactaacaactTTCTCGAAAGGAGCCATTCCTTCTCTGCTATTATATGACCAAACAACGAATGAATCTTCCTTAGATGTTGTTATAGAGAAGActtaaataaaagattaaataatagtatagaaaagacttgaaatgatttttttttaaagatctcACCTTCTGACCAGTTAACCTTgaatattcataaaaaaaaaatcaaagctttATAATGGTGAAAGAAAATAATAGAGAATATAATGAAGGGACGCGTACGTTGGTGTGTATGTATGATTGTGTAAATGAGGAACCCAGAGATGAAGAAATGATAATAACTGATGGGGAGGCTATATAATAggtcaaattttatatatttaccatATGGTGAGAGAGAATTGAGCAATGTGAAATGATTAATGCACTATATATGGGAATAAAAGATTGAGaagaattatataaattttacagaAAGGAAAatacttttctatttttatttaaattttagatctTGAAGATAGACCACAAAAACAGATTTCAATATTAAATTTGGTATTTGTGGTAAATATAGTATGATTGAATTTTATTCAAACTAAAAGtaatctatttttataaaaatagataataatTTGTATTATTTGTTAAATTTTGTTCTGAACGGTTATTTTTGAGTGGTGTGAAATCAttaaactataaatttattaactgatttcaaagttaaaaataaaataagaaaatgtacacaaaattacaaaattattaattcttTCTAAATTAATAGTGACAAAATAATGATGAATTTCTTTTCTCCACTACATCATTAgacttgaaattttaaaaaatattcaattgcTAAGCATGCATTCATAAAAATGTTTATAGTATAATCAACATTAGAAGACAATAAAATACAGTATATATGTGTTTTCCaatcataaataatatttagtaatTATATGAATTAGTTAAGTGTTTTTAGTTCAGTGATTAAAAAGTTGATATTGTATTTTGTTCATGTTTCTTATCGTAGTTTGTATTATTTTCTGTAAAAGgttcaataaaatatatatgattccACAACTActtattttagatattaaaaatttgacttGGCACATTTCGTTATTTTGTGTACTATTTGATCAAATCCAACCATATATAGCTAAGAATGGTAACACAGTCaattattttgtattaaaaGTTTTTGACTaataagaatttaaaattttgtgttttCTTAGTTTATGCTATGAATGTGGATAAAAACTACTTGTGCATATCtaatcaaatcaaattaaaataggAACTTAATAATTCAAAAAGGAGATAATAACAAGAAAGTCTACTCAGAtgcattttaaatatatttttattcaaagtTTGAGGGATgaaatagaaaatgataaatggaaaataaaaatgagataTAATCTTAACTAATGGGATTGATATGCACAGCTTTGTAAGGAAAAGTGAGAAACAAATCTTAGGATTttttagtataaaatatttataatatatatacctttTTCAATATAGATCTTACTAGTAAAATATCATGTAATTTGATTTGAGTATAAAGTGTTAAATGCTAGAAACAAGTAAAATCATTTTGCACTATTAGTTCTATGAAAATATATTGGCTTTTAATGTTTTTACTAGGATAAGACTTGCGTTTTGTTCATGgtgaatttatataaaaattatttaaaagatattgtatagaaaaataaaatttatattattgaccgaattaatatttttggcccCTTCAACagttgtttaaatttttttttattaattagataatttgtttactaatgagTTGATCtcatttttagaaatattttaagtCAAAAAATCAATTATTGCATAAAAACCTAACGTTTATGCCGAAGAATCTCATGTttactatttgttttttttttaacgctgatttattatgatcttacaattatgatataggaaagattacatagacgattcgacaaccgacaatactacctgccttatgaagacctacgtctaactgcatcatctgagccgtcctatgaagatccacgcctgaccagatttacttgcaccatgttgaagatcccttgcaagcCTTTCCTCTGTAATCTGCATAATCGTTTAATAAACTgctctctccgggacttgaaacctggatttcatgtaatctgcaataaattgcagagtctgggattcgaaccccagacctgggtgtagaagcctttaaaccttaaccaataggctacggtgcttccaccatgtctactatttggttacaatgaaactatgttaGCTCGATATTATaccatgatttagcaatttaaaagttaattatggttatgagaagtttatgttcacgtgccaatcctatgtatcttcaatatttttctcatttttgtgtcactttttttattttagttattgctcgatataaattttgatttttgagtttattttcatttcgTTATTTTTTTCTGGTCTcagatttagaaaatatttaatatttaaaattattaaagagatacatacttaggttaatATCCACGTCTTGtacagaataaatattttatatttattatttattttatgtttatctgcatattatgaaataatagaataataattatatattaaataactaagaaattagttactattatttaataaattggtGTAGTCATATAAATCAAACGAcactcttgtttattcgcaatcattttaggatagataaatcaaaacaatcaatcttatctatcgtatatgatatataattaaatttaaatgatattaacataaatatatagtatacttttaatatagatatttattaaatgaggtttctactcgtatgattttatgattatttgaatatttgtgtaacaaaattttacccagcgatttttttaatatggaatgtttagtggtttcaataatttataatcatttaaaaaacacTGAAgatttcaaaactaaaatattaacttttcaatatatgttcaacacatttatcaaaatataagtatgtattttcatctgatgtatagtttaatttaaacgatattatatatatatatatatatataaaaaaacataaacaactattaaaataaaattttttattcatatgattttataatagttgtatcttattatagaaacaaatttaaaccttgatcacaaaagtttatgtgagaattttaacagttttagtaatttatactcgttttgaaaaatccaaaatacaacatataaaaaaatttaaatttttattatatgattaatgtaattgtgtaatttattttaataataaataattaagcaaaaaatgatagaaaatatacaaattgttagcaaatttttattatttaaaattattaattgtcatatatatcttaattagattaggtaattctgtaggttttatttaaggaaataatatataataatttcaatttgataaatgaatgatCCAAATTGTTTGTGTTAAAACGAAAATGCTTTTTAACTCTTTTTAGAAAAAACTATCAGATGGCGACGGCGACAACTTGTTAGGGTTTCCATGGTTTTTCGACGATGGGATCCGGGCAATCAGTGGAGGATACAGGTTCGAGTAGATCTTTGTCAGGATGACAAGATCAGAGTGACATGGAATCGACAAGGGTATATGGTTACAAGGGTCTTACCAAAATCGCTACGAGATTTCTCGGATTCACGAAGGATTTATTGGTATACGGGGAAGATTGGGATTGATAGGCTTCGGCTATCATTAAGAGGCACATCACAGGAGGAGCTGGGTCGGTCTTGCAGGGGCTCAAAAACGAAAATAAGTCCTTTCTGCAATATACAAGGGGATCCACATGAAGAAGGAGAGATTCAGGAGAACGTGTTACGAAGCGTTCAAAAGGGGGAGGATCAGATAACTAAGCCAATCCCTTCAGTGGCCCAGCTGGAAACAAACCTGGCTCAGACAGACCCTACAGAGGTAATTATGAATTTTGTAGAGATGGAGAATGGCTTAGTACTAGCAAATAAAGCATTAGAGGTTGACGTTAAGGTTTTAGATGAGGATGTGATGGAGGTAAGTGAGGAACATGTTAATATGGAAAAGACAGGGGAGAATGAAGGTATTGATAATGACTTTAAAAACCTGACGGATGGGGAGGAAAAGGACAAGAGTCTGGATGGAGCTAGTGGTGTTGCAGAGAAGAATAACTCTATTGAGAATGTGGATCAGCTTAAGAAAGGGAAAAAGTTATGGGAGCAGTTTGTGATCGTGGATTTCTTTGTTTCTAATGTTTTAGTAAGCTCTTTGAGCATATTTGTTCTTTTCTTtatattctctttatttttttttgggttaataATGTTGGTTAGCTCTTTAAGCAAGATAAAGTATTGGAATAAAAATGGCTACTATGCTTATTATTATAGGTTATTTCCTTTGATAAGCATTGATACTGTTTGGTGGATCTTCATTGGGGCAGTTTCACATTGGTGTTTGGTTTTTATTTGGAACCTAAGAGGGAGGTTTGGTGTTACTTGGTCACAttgttttgatataaattttctGGTTGTCTTGGTTGCAACGCATGGATCACTCGCAGCAAGTCAATTTATGTGCCTGGCTTCATCAACCCAGTTGCAGAGATCCAGCTTTGATATTACAACGGTTATGGAGCTCTTCTTCATGGTGGCACAGGTGGACGATATGGTATCAATAAAGCTTGATGTTTATCATTCTCCTGTTGTAATTACAATTCTTTCAGAGCAAATGAGGAGTACATATGATTTTGCATGGTATATCTGGTCAATGGAAAGAGTTTCAGGAAAGGAAACAATTCTGTTACTGATCTGAGCGGAAGAGGGGCCGAGAGAACATGGTGTCTGGTTTATGTAAATTGGTTTGCTACGGATTATTTTTCGTATAATGCATTAGAGTTTGATTTTGGGAATGGGTTATATTTTCTAATACAAACCATCTTGTGGAAGTGGTTTTCTTTGGTCTGGAGGCTTAGTGATATAAAAGGTCGAGGGTTTTTACAAATCCGGTTACGTAGTGACGGCATGAGACGTCTTACTATGCTACTTCTCATGTGTTTGGCCTCCTTAAGTCAAACACAGACACTATTGAAGTACACTGAGAAAACGGTTATGGGCGTGGATTATGGGTGCAAGGTTTTTCAAATGATGTTAATAGGGCCTGTTTCTGATGTTTTTGTGAAGTTGAAAATGTTCGGTATGGAGTGGACTCAACAGTTAATGCAAATATGGAGTGTTTATTTTGATCAAGGCAattgtatggatatttctcagTCGTGGTCTTTGTGGAAATTTATGCTGATACAAATGATATTTCTTAAGTACTCTTGGGTCGTCTCGTTATGTGTTGTTCAAGATGGTTATAATAATGGTTCTCGGAGTGTGACTTTAACCAAAGGTGTGATGGATTTATATAGGGGTGTTACAGGTGTATTAATCACCTTGATATGGTGTTCATGGAAATCTGGAATTGTTTGGTTTTTGGGTGGCATTGTACCTGAATCCTCTAGCTCGTATGAGCAATTCAATCacttttatatatgaaaatactaaGTTGGAATTGCAGAGGACTTGGAAGTCATTGGACCATAAGTTATCTCAAGGAAATACGGCATAAACATAAACCAGATTTTTTATTTCTCTTAGAGACTAAACAGGAGTTTGAATTTGTTCAAAAATTTCAATCTCACTTTGGATATGATAATCTGGTCACTGTGGATCCGAACGGGAGGAGTGGTGGTTTATCTCTCTTCTATAACAACGAGTACCAAGTAAAGATCTTATATTCTAGTAACAGAATGATTGATATAGAAGCAGTGACTAATGGGAAACAAGTCTTCCTTACTTTTGTTTATGGAGATCCGGTTCAAACGCTTAGAGAACAAGTATGGGAAAGATTAACTCGGTATGGGCTAGCATGATCTGAACCTTGGTTTATTATTGGGGATCTAAATGAGATAACTGGGAATCATGAAAAGGATGGGGGGGCTCTACGCAATGCAGCTTCTTTTATTccttttaataatatgataagGAATAGTGGTTTACTGGAATTTCCGGTTCGGGGTAATAAGATGTCATGGCAAGGACGAAGAGGCAAAGGGAAAGGAGCATTTACGGTTAGATGTCGATTGGATAGAGCCTTGGCTAATGAGGAATGGCATACACTTTTCCCATATTCTTATACAGAATATCTGAGACTGGTGGGATCGGATCATAGACCTGTGGTAGCTTTTTTGGACGATAAGGTTACAGGACGGAAAAGAGGACAATTCAGGTTTGATAAGCGATGGATTGGCCAAGAAGGACTCATGGAATCAATTGTATCGGGGTGGACAGAAAATCAGGAAAGCCTTTCTGAAGATTTTATGACAAAGATTAATAATTGTCGTCATGAAATTTCATCATGGCGGAAAAATAATCAACCATATGGGAAGGACAAAATTCATAATCTCCAAAACGCGCTGGAAGAAGTACAAACAGATAATAATAGGTCACAAGAGGAAATTATTGAGATTTCCAGGAAATTACAAGAGGCATATAAGGATGAAGAGGAATATTGGCACCAGAAGAGTAGAAATATGTGGTATTCATCTGGGGACCTAAATACTAAGTTTTATCATGCTTTGACAAAGCAACGTCGGATCCGAAACAAAATAGTGGGTCTCCATGATGAAGCGGGTAATTGGATTACAGAAGAGAACGTATTGAGAAAGTGGCAGTGGATTACTTTGCTGGTTTGTTTAGTTCAACTAACCCAAGGGAGTTTGATAGTTTTTTGGAGGAAATAGGTCCATCAATTTCCCCCCAGATGAATCAATTGTTACTGCGAAGAGCTACGGAGGAAGAAGTTCGACAAGCACTATTTATGATGCATCCGGAGAAAGCGCCTGGCCCAGATGGAATGACGGCCCTCTTTTTCCAACACTCCTGGAATGTCGTTAAGAAGGATGTGGTTGAGTTGGTCAATAATTTTTTGGTCACAGGAGATATGGATTCACGGTTAAACATAACAAACATTTGCATGATCCCAAAAATAGAGAGACCTACAAGGATGACGGAACTAAGACCGATAAGCCTATGTAACGTTGGTTACAAGATCATTTCGAAAGTTTTATGTCAAAGATTGAAAATTTGTCTTCCCCATCTAATTTCGGAGACGTAATCGGCTTTTATG includes the following:
- the LOC103844207 gene encoding high mobility group B protein 15 — translated: MASSSCLKQGSVPMNNIHITPEATYEAVVADSKLFMATLERLHSRLGTKFMVPIIGGKDLDLHKLFIEVTSRGGISKIVNERRWKEVTATFVFPPTATNASFVLRKYYFSLLKNYEQLYFFRSNAQTPPPDSLQNPSAGPGLVIRPPQELLALTYTPQPRIDSSDLPGGSSNGPIVSGQIDGKFEDGYLVTVKMGSEMLKGVIYELAPQQSHGVSLNTANPQGITGGVTKRRRRRKKSEIKRRDPAHPKPNRSGYNFFFAEQHARLKPLNPGKDREISRMIGELWNKLNEQEKSVYQGKAMEDKERYRTEMEEYREKLRTGQMISNAVPLQERVPEQNVEMAEAEGDLPMEEVEEEEDEDGDSSGSGESLSHPSDHELEEPSENPLGLNLNPNSTEMVVVAPKEKAGDAVMVAAEQN